In Paraflavitalea devenefica, the following are encoded in one genomic region:
- the rpsB gene encoding 30S ribosomal protein S2 translates to MENNTSLQQQLLEAGVHFGHLRKKWNPKMLPYIFAEKKGIHIIDLNKTTEHLQETAAVLKQIARSGKKIMFVGTKKQAKEIVTECAKKINMPYVTERWLGGMLTNFNTVRKSVKKMQSIDKMLGDGSAESLTKKEKLTLGRDRDKMDKVLGGIAQLGRVPAALFIIDIGHEHIALAEAKRLGILTFGMVDTNCDPNKVDFAIPANDDATKSIAIITQYITAAIAEGLAERQAAKDEEVEESADDEKEKKAARLQAEAEAEAARGGRGGAPRGGQGGGAGHQAKRRVPGGGGRRGGGR, encoded by the coding sequence ATGGAAAACAACACTTCATTGCAACAGCAACTCCTGGAAGCCGGTGTACACTTTGGTCACCTGCGGAAGAAGTGGAACCCAAAGATGTTGCCTTACATCTTCGCCGAGAAGAAAGGTATTCACATCATTGACCTCAACAAAACTACCGAGCACCTGCAGGAAACTGCTGCCGTGCTCAAGCAGATCGCCCGCAGCGGTAAAAAGATCATGTTCGTAGGTACCAAAAAACAAGCGAAAGAGATCGTTACCGAATGCGCTAAAAAGATCAACATGCCTTACGTTACAGAACGTTGGCTGGGTGGTATGCTTACCAACTTCAACACCGTTCGTAAGAGCGTGAAGAAAATGCAAAGCATTGACAAAATGCTGGGCGACGGTAGCGCTGAAAGCCTCACCAAGAAAGAAAAGCTCACCCTCGGTCGCGACCGCGATAAAATGGATAAAGTACTGGGTGGTATCGCTCAACTGGGCCGTGTACCTGCCGCTTTATTCATCATCGACATCGGTCACGAGCACATCGCGCTCGCCGAAGCAAAACGCCTCGGCATCCTCACCTTCGGTATGGTAGATACCAACTGCGACCCCAACAAGGTTGACTTTGCGATCCCTGCCAACGATGATGCGACCAAGTCAATTGCTATCATTACCCAATACATCACGGCTGCTATCGCTGAAGGGCTGGCCGAACGTCAGGCTGCTAAAGACGAAGAAGTAGAAGAATCAGCCGACGACGAAAAGGAAAAGAAAGCAGCACGCCTGCAGGCTGAAGCAGAAGCCGAAGCTGCCCGTGGCGGAAGAGGTGGAGCTCCTCGTGGCGGACAAGGTGGTGGCGCTGGTCACCAGGCTAAACGCCGCGTTCCCGGTGGCGGTGGCCGCAGAGGCGGTGGAAGATAA
- a CDS encoding RNA polymerase sigma factor, with translation MSEYCLPDIVAGIRNRDRELFSWLFDRYSHTMYLIALDILHDHEGARDTVQEAFLKLWEKSEAIDIQTSIKSYLFRTSANLAINKLKKESRIVHREELQTVPEAGVHTENRAEEKEFEQYIHHAIDSLPPQCRRVFTLSRFNDMSPPDIAQHLNISLNTVYTHLTMAIRIIKERLKKEKLFFNNH, from the coding sequence ATGAGCGAATATTGTTTGCCCGATATCGTTGCTGGTATCCGCAACCGGGATCGTGAGTTGTTTTCCTGGCTATTCGACAGGTACTCCCATACCATGTACCTCATAGCCCTGGACATTCTCCACGATCACGAAGGGGCGCGCGACACCGTACAGGAAGCCTTTCTCAAACTCTGGGAAAAGTCCGAAGCCATAGACATACAAACCTCCATCAAAAGCTACCTCTTCCGCACCTCCGCCAACCTGGCCATCAACAAGCTCAAAAAAGAAAGCCGCATTGTGCACAGGGAGGAACTGCAAACCGTCCCCGAAGCCGGCGTACACACGGAAAACAGGGCCGAGGAAAAAGAATTTGAACAATACATCCACCATGCCATTGACTCCCTTCCCCCGCAATGCAGAAGGGTATTTACACTCAGCCGTTTCAATGACATGAGCCCGCCCGACATTGCACAACACCTTAACATTTCCCTTAATACGGTATACACCCATCTTACGATGGCTATCCGCATCATAAAAGAGCGCCTGAAAAAAGAGAAACTTTTTTTTAACAACCACTAA
- the tsf gene encoding translation elongation factor Ts has product MSTVAITAADINKLRQMTGAGMMDCRKALTENNGDFEAAIDWLRKKGAKVAALRGDREAKEGVVLAKTTADNKTGIALCVSCETDFVSKNADFVAFAQTIIDAAVAANVKSIDELNTVAIGGAKIADLVNDKLASIGEKIGITKFERVDADYVASYIHGANRIGVLVGFSKATTAEAGKDVAMQIAAMNPVAVDADSVSAATVDRERAIVTEQIKNDPKMAGKPDEMINKIAEGKLNAFFKESTLISQPFVKDSGKSVGDYLKSIDGSLKVTEFKRVALG; this is encoded by the coding sequence ATGTCAACTGTTGCTATTACAGCCGCTGATATTAACAAGTTGCGCCAGATGACCGGTGCCGGTATGATGGATTGTCGCAAAGCCTTAACTGAAAACAATGGCGACTTTGAAGCTGCTATTGACTGGCTGCGCAAAAAAGGCGCTAAAGTAGCTGCCCTCCGTGGTGACCGTGAAGCGAAAGAAGGCGTGGTATTGGCGAAAACAACCGCCGATAACAAAACCGGTATCGCGCTGTGCGTAAGCTGCGAAACTGACTTCGTAAGTAAAAATGCCGACTTCGTGGCCTTCGCACAAACCATCATAGATGCTGCTGTGGCTGCCAACGTAAAAAGCATTGATGAACTCAATACGGTTGCCATCGGCGGTGCTAAAATTGCCGACCTGGTAAATGATAAACTGGCTTCTATCGGTGAGAAAATTGGTATCACCAAATTTGAGCGGGTAGATGCTGACTATGTAGCTTCTTACATCCACGGCGCTAACCGTATCGGCGTGCTCGTAGGTTTCAGCAAAGCAACTACTGCCGAAGCTGGTAAAGACGTGGCCATGCAAATTGCAGCGATGAACCCCGTAGCCGTTGATGCTGACTCAGTATCTGCTGCTACTGTAGACAGGGAAAGGGCCATCGTTACCGAGCAGATCAAGAACGATCCTAAAATGGCCGGTAAGCCCGATGAAATGATCAACAAGATCGCAGAAGGTAAGCTGAACGCATTCTTCAAAGAAAGCACCCTCATCAGCCAGCCTTTTGTAAAAGACAGTGGTAAAAGTGTAGGTGATTACCTCAAGAGCATTGACGGTAGCCTCAAAGTAACCGAATTCAAACGGGTGGCTTTAGGTTAA
- a CDS encoding FecR family protein → MHEQHEKLEEILASFEQPDNRLLQQKIQQWIAASAENRTYYEEVKRIWFTGNVPGDMEYDIELEKQRFWDRIDGETPATPVRKIHRFRNIAVAAVILLVAGIAVWQFVRNNRSPYSTLETARLGRDSVVLADGSKIFLHGSSRVRYANSMKGDKREVWLEKGEAYFEITKDPQHPFIVHTGSMAVEVLGTSFDVRITNTGVSVAVATGKVGFRAVNNKANAFLTPGLTGAWSNGDTAINVTTSSNQLAWRTGVVKFFDAPLTEVLATMEHLYEVGVDIDPALQQKRVTATINNLSLEKIIVLLQSGLDIRITKLNSTTYKARPAR, encoded by the coding sequence ATGCACGAGCAGCACGAAAAACTGGAAGAAATACTGGCTTCATTCGAACAGCCGGACAATCGCTTATTGCAACAAAAAATTCAGCAATGGATTGCTGCCAGCGCGGAAAACAGAACGTACTATGAAGAAGTGAAACGTATTTGGTTTACCGGTAATGTACCAGGAGATATGGAATACGATATCGAATTGGAAAAACAACGATTCTGGGACCGTATCGACGGTGAAACACCGGCAACACCCGTCAGAAAAATACATCGCTTCCGCAACATAGCAGTAGCAGCCGTAATACTCTTAGTAGCAGGAATAGCGGTTTGGCAATTCGTACGCAACAACCGTAGCCCTTACAGTACCCTGGAAACAGCCCGCCTCGGAAGAGACAGTGTCGTACTGGCCGATGGCAGCAAAATATTCCTGCATGGTAGCTCCCGGGTCAGGTATGCTAACAGCATGAAAGGCGATAAGCGGGAAGTATGGCTCGAAAAAGGGGAAGCATACTTCGAGATCACCAAAGATCCGCAACATCCCTTCATCGTACATACCGGCAGTATGGCCGTGGAAGTATTGGGCACCAGTTTCGATGTACGCATTACCAACACGGGAGTGTCTGTAGCAGTGGCAACCGGTAAAGTAGGGTTCAGGGCTGTCAACAACAAGGCAAATGCCTTCCTCACACCTGGCCTTACAGGAGCATGGAGCAATGGTGATACTGCAATAAATGTAACCACCAGCAGCAATCAACTGGCATGGAGGACCGGCGTAGTGAAATTCTTTGATGCCCCATTGACCGAAGTATTGGCTACCATGGAACACCTGTATGAAGTAGGAGTGGATATTGATCCTGCTTTACAGCAAAAAAGAGTAACAGCCACCATCAACAACCTGTCCCTTGAAAAAATAATCGTCTTGCTGCAAAGCGGCCTGGACATCAGGATCACTAAACTCAACAGTACAACCTATAAAGCCCGCCCCGCCCGGTAG